Proteins from one Planctomyces sp. SH-PL62 genomic window:
- a CDS encoding SMI1/KNR4 family protein translates to MDLAPPVSAAAISRVFADLGRSISADVLALYAAVGGFAECRHDHSVWSLWTPDRIREQGGATAGPFVLFADWMLESHYYGLHYESPEVSSVYILLGPEFPPYRCADDLAGFLEMLLREPDEREARAPGDQQAGSS, encoded by the coding sequence GTGGATCTGGCGCCACCCGTCTCGGCGGCCGCGATCTCGCGGGTCTTCGCCGACCTGGGCCGATCGATCTCGGCCGACGTGCTGGCGCTTTACGCCGCCGTGGGCGGGTTCGCGGAGTGCCGCCACGACCACAGCGTCTGGTCGCTCTGGACGCCCGACCGGATTCGCGAGCAGGGGGGCGCGACCGCGGGGCCGTTCGTGCTGTTCGCGGATTGGATGTTAGAATCACATTACTACGGCCTGCACTACGAAAGCCCCGAGGTCTCGTCGGTGTACATCCTCCTCGGCCCGGAGTTCCCCCCGTACAGGTGCGCCGACGACCTCGCCGGCTTCCTGGAGATGCTCTTGCGCGAGCCCGACGAGCGCGAGGCCCGGGCGCCCGGAGATCAGCAGGCCGGTTCCTCCTGA